A single region of the Chrysoperla carnea chromosome 5, inChrCarn1.1, whole genome shotgun sequence genome encodes:
- the LOC123301171 gene encoding probable RNA-binding protein CG14230, giving the protein MAPLQKLHSEEKRLQSLAEKKQSYKQQKNAIQQALQQIETGSNRKNRIVFNENDSESKPKKKQKLSLFDQDADNDGDEINFKEQFDGTKGQKVELQSRFAHDSRFTMDSRFIEEDEQENEKTEIQSEENLETEKKKQLDILATITGKKISEHSQKQVKKDQPEENVTSEVQQKTFYKVSSNLKDSLKENNSFSLLNMFGDSPETHGNNEVEEETTSKDIKKKKHIGPVSNPFKYDSSDSEDETEVKKNSKPLTLNDTHGKKEKKINTEKFFFTADDSRLKGIIISQDGYFK; this is encoded by the exons ATGGCTCCATTACAAAAACTTC ATTCTGAGGAGAAACGATTACAGTCTTTAGCTGAAAAAAAGCAATCATACAAACAGcaaaaaaatgcaattcaaCAGGCCCTTCAACAAATT GAAACTGgcagtaatagaaaaaacagaatagtttttaatgaaaatgatagCGAAAGTAAaccaaaaaagaaacaaaaactttcGTTGTTCGATCAGGATGCGGATAATGATGgcgatgaaattaattttaaagaacagTTTGATGGAACTAAAGGACAAAAAGTAG aATTGCAATCACGGTTTGCACATGATTCTCGTTTTACAATGGATTCACGATTCATTGAAGAAGATGAACAAGAAAATGAAAAGACAGAAATCCAATCTGAAGAAAATCTagaaactgaaaagaaaaagcaATTGGATATTTTAGCGACAAttacaggaaaaaaaatttcagaacacAGTCAAAA acAAGTTAAAA AAGATCAACCTGAGGAAAACGTAACCAGTGAAGtgcaacaaaaaactttttataaagtaTCCAGTAATTTAAAAGattctttaaaagaaaataattcatttagtttattaaatatgtttggaGATTCACCGGAGACACatg GTAACAATGAAGTGGAGGAAGAAACAACttcaaaagatattaaaaagaaaaagcaTATAGGTCCTGTTTCAAATCCTTTTAAGTATGATTCTTCAGATTCGGAGGATGAAACAGAAGTTAAGAAAAATTCTAAACCTTTAACTTTGAACGATACTCATggaaaaaaggaaaagaaaattaatactgaaaaattctttttcacGGCCGATGATTCTAGACTAAAAGGTATTATAATTTCACAAgatggttattttaaataa
- the LOC123301517 gene encoding inactive selenide, water dikinase-like protein yields the protein MGDYQVASVPGDALGVAQLELGANPNALALRRPFDPIAHDLEASFRLTRFADLKGRGCKVPQEVLNKLVEGLQQDYNSAQDEHAHFMHMAIPRIGIGLDCSVTPLRHGGLCLVQTTDFFYPLVDDPYMMGKIACANVLSDLYAMGVTECDNMLMLLGVSTKMTEKERDVVIPLIMRGFKDSALEAGTSVTGGQTVVNPWCTIGGVASTVCQPNEYIVPDNAVVGDVLVLTKPLGTQVAVNAHQWLDQPERWNRIKLVVSEEDVRKAYHRAMDSMARLNRIASRLMHKYNAHGATDVTGFGLLGHAQNLASHQKNEVAFVIHNLPVIAKMAAVAKACGNMFQLLQGHSAETSGGLLICLPREQAAAYCKDIEKQEGYQAWIIGIVEKGNRTARIIDKPRVIEVPAKD from the coding sequence ATGGGTGATTATCAAGTAGCTTCTGTTCCTGGAGATGCTTTAGGCGTCGCACAGTTGGAGTTAGGTGCAAATCCAAACGCTTTAGCTTTGCGGCGGCCTTTTGATCCAATTGCTCACGACTTAGAAGCAAGTTTTCGGTTGACGCGTTTTGCCGATTTGAAAGGACGTGGTTGTAAAGTACCACAAGAAGTGTTGAATAAATTAGTGGAAGGTCTTCAACAAGATTATAATAGTGCTCAAGATGAACACGCTCACTTTATGCACATGGCCATACCAAGAATCGGCATCGGCCTTGACTGTTCAGTTACACCACTTCGCCATGGAGGATTGTGTTTGGTACAAACAACTGATTTCTTCTATCCATTGGTTGATGATCCGTACATGATGGGAAAAATCGCCTGTGCTAATGTTTTGAGTGATTTGTATGCTATGGGAGTCACCGAGTGTGATAATATGCTTATGTTACTTGGTGTTAGTACAAAAATGACAGAAAAGGAACGTGATGTCGTCATTCCATTAATCATGCGAGGTTTTAAAGATTCAGCACTTGAAGCCGGTACGAGTGTTACTGGTGGTCAAACTGTTGTAAATCCATGGTGCACAATTGGAGGTGTTGCATCAACTGTATGCCAGCCAAACGAATACATTGTTCCAGACAACGCAGTGGTAGGTGATGTTTTGGTGCTTACAAAACCTTTGGGTACACAAGTAGCTGTGAATGCACATCAATGGTTGGATCAACCAGAACGTTGGAATCGTATCAAACTCGTTGTCTCCGAAGAAGATGTCCGTAAAGCTTATCATCGTGCAATGGATTCAATGGCTCGATTAAATCGTATTGCATCACGATTGATGCACAAATACAACGCTCATGGTGCAACAGATGTAACTGGTTTTGGACTTTTGGGTCATGCTCAAAATTTGGCATCACATCAAAAGAATGAAGTTGCATTTGTTATTCACAATTTACCAGTGATCGCTAAAATGGCAGCGGTTGCAAAAGCTTGTGGTAACATGTTCCAATTGTTACAAGGGCATTCGGCTGAAACTTCTGGAGGTTTGTTAATATGTTTACCACGTGAACAAGCTGCAGCTTACTGTAAAGACATCGAAAAACAGGAGGGCTATCAAGCATGGATTATTGGTATTGTTGAAAAAGGTAATCGCACAGCCCGTATCATTGATAAACCACGAGTTATTGAAGTACCAGCTAAAGATTAG
- the LOC123301516 gene encoding mitotic spindle assembly checkpoint protein MAD1, protein MSSTDQNNTLVQLIENYKCHKCKSNHDHYAKCKRKMTTYDLSFDTPDAKRNRNLNNTAEDVSNVSISSPWETRRMKSDLIEARSRILVLETQIQQLHSVRKELELVFENEKKVLQDQHTRDRDLINDLESRINVIRRREAETKSELNEVRHKADTTKINLEKKIEELQQNIDNLKEEVLEVSSSEHENNFFANQRIAELEDALSAAEDDATAQKKLVAALQAQLSESNATKRDLELKEQALQKAQLKIKDLEYEKGSFLEWQAQTKMQQSKLSAFRDLEKEVEKLREENRNLHDAVQNKLLLEEQVLDLQKHLETSKSLHKDLADFEVKYSLLESKLNDWLSLAREYCEPLDPSDNSLLHEFRNTIEQYQKKEIILTSEKSALENDLRATQRDLTNKKQEIEKTNAQLSEVQTAYKNHQAFIHRLQKKLLLVSRERDSYRSQLDSYEKELTITLGSDTFTSGRSTTELLQERLESCERMMEGYRDLITKLENDLEMASNQNSQVAPVRTDQLKRLQSEVSQLRAENERIIQQRSELEKEREIHALQEDSKIISNLRNEVHELQNQIEVLMNQNTELQKQINEHQKETKQEQILHFELNPMAEATSKYDSEVAALRSEIDRLKRKIRKLEEGIENTRMESFASGSSSQEIQTLKEQIKSYELKIQRLKEVFKTTSQEFRDVCYTLLGYKIDRVSNSNYRLISMYAESPDDYLSFQLNEEGSLNLLETPFSSTLEDLVETHLQHQQSIPLFLSSITVNLFNRLTLRTQTVDL, encoded by the exons atgtcTTCAACAGACCAAAATAATACACTTGTACAATTAatcgaaaattataaatgtcATAAATGCAAATCGAATCATGACCATTATGCAAAATGTAAGCGAAAAATGACAACTTATGATCTTTCATTTGATACACCTGATGCGAAAAGGAATCGTAACTTAAATAACACTGCTGAAGATGTTTCGAATGTTTCGATTTCTTCACCTTGGGAAACACGACGAATGAAATCAGATTTAATCGAAGCTCGTAGTAGAATATTGGTGCTTGAAACTCAAATACAACAACTGCATTCTGTTCGAAAAGAATTagaattagtttttgaaaatgagaaaaaagttTTGCAAGATCAACATACAAGAGACCGTGACTTGATTAATGACTTGGAATCGAGGATTAATGTTATTCGTCGACGTGAAGCAGAAACAAAAAGTGAACTGAATGAA GTAAGACATAAAGCCGATACGACTAAAAtcaatttagagaaaaaaattgaagaactgcaacaaaatattgataatttaaaagagGAAGTTTTAGAAGTTTCATCTAGTGAAcacgaaaataatttctttgcaAATCAACGAATTGCCGAATTAGAGGATGCATTGTCAGCTGCTGAAGACGATGCTACagctcaaaaaaaattagtggcTGCATTACAAGCACAGTTATCTGAGAGTAATGCTACGAAACGTGATTTAGAATTAAAAGAGCAAGCATTACAAAAAGCGCagctaaaaataaaagatttggaGTATGAAAAAGGAAGCTTTTTAGAATGGCAAGCACAAACAAAA ATGCAACAATCAAAATTATCAGCATTTAGAGATTTAGAAAAAGAAGTGGAAAAATTACGAgaagaaaatcgaaatttacatGATGCAGTTCAAAATAAGTTATTACTGGAAGAACAAGTATTGGATTTGCAAAAACATTTGGAAACAAGTAAATCTTTACATAAGGATCTTGCTGATTTTGAG GTGAAATATTCGTTGTTAGAATCGAAATTGAATGATTGGTTGTCACTAGCCAGAGAATATTGTGAACCATTAGATCCATCGGATAACAGTTTATTACATGAATTTAGAAATACTATCGAACAATaccaaaaaaaggaaattattttaacatctgAAAAATCCGCGCTGGAAAATGATCTCAGAGCAACGCAAAGA GATCTCACCaacaaaaaacaagaaattgaaaaaacaaacgcTCAATTATCGGAAGTGCAAACTGCATACAAAAATCATCAAGCTTTTATACatcgtttacaaaaaaaactacttttagtcAGTCGAGAACGTGATAGCTATCGAAGTCAATTAGATTCCTATGAAAAAGAATTAACGATAACATTAGGATCAGATACATTTACTAGCGGCCGTTCTACAACTGAATTACTTCAAGAACGTTTAGAGAGTTGTGAACGTATGATGGAAGGCTATCGTGATCTTATcacaaaattggaaaatgatttAGAAATGGCAAGCAATCAAAATTCACAAGTGGCACCCGTTCGTACCGATCAATTAAAACGTTTACAATCAGAAGTTAGTCAATTACGTGCCGAAAATGAACGAATTATTCAACAAAGAAGCGAACTCGAGAAAGAACGAGAAATTCATGCGTTACAAGaggattcaaaaattatttccaatttacGGAATGAAGTACATGAACTTCAAAATCAAATCGAGGTTCTAATGAATCAAAATACAGAACTACAAAAACAAATCAACGAACATCAAAAAGAAACTAAACAGGAACAGATTTTACATTTTGAGCTAAATCCAATGGCAGAAGCTACATCAAAATATGATTCAGAAGTTGCTGCTTTAAGAAGTGAAATCGATCGTCTTAAACGTAAAATACGTAAATTAGAAGAAGGTATTGAAAATACTAGAATGGAGTCATTTGCAAGTGGAAGTAGTAGCCAAGAAATACAAACACTAAAAGAACAAATTAAATCGTACGAATTAAAAATTCAACGATTAAAAGAAGTATTTAAAACAACGTCACAAGAATTTCGTGATGTATGTTACACATTACTTGGCTACAAAATTGATCGTGTTAGTAACAGTAATTATCGATTAATTAGTATGTATGCGGAATCACCGGATGATTATTTATCGTTTCAATTGAATGAAGAAggttcattaaatttattagaaacaCCATTTTCATCAACTTTAGAAGATCTGGTTGAAACACATTTACAACATCAACAATCCATTCCCTTATTTTTAAGCTCAATtactgttaatttatttaatagactTACATTACGAACACAGACTgtggatttataa
- the LOC123299807 gene encoding structural maintenance of chromosomes protein 6, producing the protein MKNRKRTSCEDINISNIKKSKNVLGEVDQNIEAAHNNNNRKTKYQETQDDENDNENNACGVIEKVFVRNFMCHKSLEINLNKNINFVIGRNGSGKSAILTALVVGLGGRATDTNRGKSIKNFIRTGQSIASIEIVISNMGFNAYNPTSYGERISVERILTPKSSSYKIKSAAGRIISHSAKEVAKICDALNVQVDNPICVLNQDTSRNFLNSSDPKRKYLLFMRATNLENINDYYKIISKERQEIEEKLQDKKKTFEELKSQMKNWENKLTLIESLDSLQNELEDLERELFWSKNKTIHDELFEIQEKIQKLNEKLEKEKEKAKNFNENDQHVSDNINNINQQLEEIKEELQKVETKCNDIRKKNRILEDAYNKKQVALRDKQFDVAKKKNSYDSYDTQIKQITERFESMSEKRAEQKREIDQIIEQLNELQAQLTTSEVELEHRRGSIRNVKDVEMKIMEEIKELNNSLAQKQAQIKHLSNQTDTLSLYGPNMVSCVQEVERNKHKFTELPRGPLGRYIKLRDKKWTAAVELTIKHGVLKWFCVTNSQDYKILDGILSKYFQRGQKPLIICSKFFHKVFDVSRKRVQCPAGYYSLQDVLEISDPIIENCLIDQIRIETILLTPNDEDAIRLMSHAENVPPNCSRSITLKGDLYYPDPDYRSYATKFKSPTLLQSSTADAIRQFQNDIEEIEQRKVELENKIRINRQKISSQQLSLKEHDAHITKLRENKIKLQNKKRQLEYQMDPEDKNVDTLISDLQNFKKEYEEAKRQESQCIIDCENLKKDIDENRTSLKNVQVTLDSLRSRMEPLQMQKMMEEAKRAEFNANCDTFKKKLNEMKKEIQQQKSLEKEVKLRIADHFKSKKGEEITNPRSEREIEQLKKGIQTSIRSINTQSDDPEYVREMCVKCREKYDGCKDMMYKLLENLGLINISIEKRLQDYRKLIRRIGNTVEKMFHNVLRLRQYKGHLEINHDKRELEIHVQTQTNTTNNGDTRTLSGGERSYATVAFIMALWRSVKFPFYFMDEFDVFMDKINRKIIMDLLLQHAEENLDCQFVFLTPQDISSVKAKPHLTIHRMADPERDDN; encoded by the exons ATGAAGAATCGTAAAAGAACATCTTGTGAGGatataaacatttcaaatataaaaaagtcaaaaaacgtATTAGGTGAAGTAGATCAAAATATTGAAGCTGcacacaataataataatcggaaaacaaaatatcaagaaactcaggatgatgaaaatgataatgAGAAT aacgCATGTGGAGTTATTGAGAAAGTATTCGTACGAAATTTCATGTGTCATAAGTCTCTTGaaataaacttgaataaaaatattaattttgtgattGGAAGAAATGGTAGTGGCAAAAGTGCGATTCTTACAGCACTGGTGGTTGGACTTGGAGGTCGTGCTACGGATACTAATCGtggaaaatcaataaaaa atTTTATAAGAACTGGTCAAAGTATAGCTTCGATAGAAATAGTAATAAGCAATATGGGATTCAACGCATATAATCCTACAAGTTATGGTGAAAGAATTTCAGTTGAACGAATACTAACTCCAAAATCTTCGTCCTACAAAATTAAATCAGCTGctg GTCGAATTATATCCCATAGTGCTAAGGAAGTTGCAAAAATATGTGATGCCTTAAATGTACAAGTGGATAATCCTATTTGTGTGCTAAACCAAGATACttccagaaattttttaaatagcagTGATCCAAAAcgaaagtatttattatttatgcgagcaacaaatttagaaaatataaatgattattataaaattatttcgaaagaGCGTCAAGAAATCGAAGAAAAACTACAAGATAAAAAGAAG acGTTTGAGGAACTGAAAAGTCAAATGAAAAATTGGGAGAATAAGTTAACATTAATTGAATCATTGGATTCCCTACAAAATGAATTAGAAGATTTAGAACGTGAATTATTTtggtcaaaaaataaaaccatacatgatgaattgtttgaaatacaagaaaaaattcaaaagttgaATGAAAAACTTGAGAAAGAAAAGGAAaaagcgaaaaattttaatgagaatGATCAACATGTTTCCGataatattaa taatattaatCAACAATTGGAAGAAATCAAAGaggaattacaaaaagtagaaaCTAAATGTAATGATATTCGAAAAAAGAATCGTATATTAGAAGATGCTTATAATAAGAAACAAGTTGCATTAAGAGATAAACAATTCGATGTcgctaaaaagaaaaatagttatGATTCATACGATactcaaataaaacaaattactgagag atTTGAATCAATGTCTGAAAAACGGGCAGAACAAAAAAGAGAAATTGATCAGATTATAGAACAATTGAATGAATTACAAGCTCAATTGACTACATCTGAAGTTGAATTGGAACACAGGCGAGGTTCTATTAGAAATGTAAAAGATGTCGAAATGAAGATCATGGaagaaattaaagaattaaataattcattgg CTCAAAAGCAAGCTCAAATTAAACATCTATCAAATCAAACAGATACGCTTTCTCTTTATGGACCAAACATGGTTTCTTGTGTACAAGAAGTTGAGAGAAATAAGCATAAATTTACTGAGTTACCCCGTGGACCTTTAG GTCGATATATAAAGTTGAGGGATAAAAAATGGACCGCAGCTGTTGAATTAACTATAAAACATGGAGTGTTAAAATGGTTTTGTGTTACAAATTCTcaagattataaaatattagatggtatactttcaaaatattttcaaagaggacaaaaaccattaattatttgcagcaaattttttcataaa gtATTTGATGTAAGCCGAAAACGAGTACAATGTCCTGCAGGCTATTACAGTTTACAGGATGTTTTAGAAATATCTGATCCgataatagaaaattgtttaattgatCAAATTCGTATCGAAACCATACTATTAACTCCAAACGACGAAGATGCTATTCGATTAATGTCACATGCAGAAAATGTACCTCCAAATTGTTCTAGAAGTATTACCTTAAAAGGTGATTTATATTATCCGGATCCAGATTATCGTTCTTATGCTACGAAATTTAAATCACCTACATTGTTACAAAGTAGTACGGCCGATGCTATTCGTCAGTTTCAAAATGATATTGAGGAGATAGAACAACGGAAAGTAGAATTAGAGaataaaattcgaataaatCGACAGAAAATTTCTAGTCAACAATTATCATTAAAGGAACATGATGCACACATTACAAAATTacgtgaaaataaaataaaattgcaaaataaaaaacgacAATTGGAATATCAAATGGATCCAGAGGATAAAAATGTCGATACTTTG ATTagtgatttacaaaattttaaaaaagaatatgaaGAAGCTAAAAGGCAAGAAAGTCAATGTATAATTGActgtgaaaatttgaaaaaagacaTAGATGAAAATAgaacaagtttaaaaaatgtacaagTTACATTAGATTCTTTACGTTCAAGAATGGAACCTTTACAG atgCAAAAAATGATGGAAGAAGCGAAGAGGGCGGAATTTAATGCCAATTGTGATACATTCAAAAAGAAGTTGAATGAGATGAAAAAAGAAATCCAACAACAGAAGAGTTTAGAAAAGGAAGTTAAATTAAGAATAGCAgatcattttaaatcaaaaaaaggcGAAGAAATTACAAATCCAag GAGTGAACGAGAAATCGAACAGTTAAAGAAAGGAATTCAGACTTCTATAAGAAGTATAAATACCCAATCAGATGATCCAGAATATGTGCGGGAAATGTGTGTTAAATGCAGAGAAAAATATGATGGATGTAAAGATATGATGTATaaattgttagaaaatttaggtttaataaatatttcaatagaaaaacgaTTACAAGATTATCGTAAACTGATTCGGCGTATTGGTAACACcgttgaaaaaatgtttcacaatgTTCTCCGATTACGTCAATATAAA GGTCATTTAGAAATTAATCATGATAAAAGAGAATTAGAAATTCACGTCCAAACACAAACTAATACCACAAATAACGGTGATACGCGTACATTATCAGGTGGAGAACGATCCTATGCAACCGTGGCATTTATTATGGCTTTATGGCGAAGtgttaaatttccattttattttatggacGAATTTGATGTATTtatg gataaaattaatagaaaaattattatggatTTATTGTTACAACATGCAGAAGAAAATTTAGATTGCcaatttgtgtttttaactCCACAAGATATATCTAGTGTTAAAGCAAAACCACATTTAACAATTCATCGAATGGCAGATCCAGAAAGAGATGACAATTGA
- the LOC123300164 gene encoding beta-sarcoglycan yields the protein MNTALNPKFGSPANSGINDDGYTTRSDKALLKPSNTNSKSDYVSLQDENNPKTGLRGRKTIAFWTLVCLLFTLAVGNLVLTFIILGVLRLGQGMESLEIIPESSLIKFFKNTDLDRLYKRDGKLEGFIDTPVEIIGDNGAILFNLVDKNSRPENKFRLDKNGTSVKYVQKLEIIEPKTGYKIFSTDNPKLHINDTTLNLNAKIVNTNRVSSGINENLHLRAGSRAHLRGSEGTNMGSREIVWSADQDIYLKTDNGSVILNGKEGVYIDIKKIPIASGSLLSKSVAQYKVCVCMPPGKLFRIPVYNDHGPRVTCSHVSFSSHYNPCA from the coding sequence atgaaTACAGCTCTTAATCCAAAATTTGGATCACCTGCAAATTCTGGCATAAATGATGATGGATATACAACTCGTAGTGACAAAGCATTGTTAAAACCAAGtaatacaaattcaaaaagtgattaTGTTTCGTTGCAAGatgaaaataatccaaaaactgGACTACGTGGTCGCAAAACAATCGCATTTTGGACATtagtttgtttattgtttacatTAGCTGTTGGTAACTTAGTTCTAACATTTATAATTCTGGGCGTTTTACGTTTAGGACAAGGAATGGAAAGTTTAGAAATTATCCCAGAATCATCacttataaaattctttaaaaacacCGACTTAGATCGCTTATATAAACGAGATGGAAAATTAGAAGGTTTTATTGATACTCCGGTGGAAATAATTGGTGATAATGGagcaatattatttaatttagttgaTAAAAATTCTAGAccagaaaataaatttcgtttAGATAAAAATGGTACATCTGTGaaatatgttcaaaaattagaaattattgaaCCTAAAActggatacaaaatttttagtacTGATAATccaaaattacatataaatgatacaacgttaaatttaaatgcaaaaattgtcAATACAAATCGTGTCTCAAGTGGtatcaatgaaaatttacatttacgtGCAGGTTCACGAGCACATTTACGGGGAAGTGAAGGAACTAATATGGGTAGTCGTGAAATTGTATGGTCAGCCGATCAagatatctatttaaaaactgATAACGGTTCTGTGATTTTAAATGGTAAAGAGGGTGtttatattgatattaaaaaaattcctattgCATCAGGAAGTTTGTTAAGTAAATCGGTTGCTCAATATAAAGTATGTGTTTGTATGCCACCGggtaaattatttagaattccTGTGTATAATGACCATGGTCCGCGAGTTACTTGTTCTCATGTTAGTTTTTCATCTCATTATAATCCATGTGcttaa